Part of the Aquimarina sp. TRL1 genome, GAGTTATCTGTTCACGGAATACAAGGAAAAACAAAAGAAGAAGATGGTCTCACCGAGGAAGAAAGATACGACAGTTATGATTGTAATGGATATATTATCCAATTAAGAGACTTTATTATTTCTGATAAATTGATTATTAAATTAAGCGTAGACAACACCAATTAACTCAATATATAATAGACAAAGCTCCTTTTTAGCCTCGTTTTAATTTTTATTTTTTATTTTAGTTCTGTTAAAACTTATGCAAAAGCTTTCTTTTTTAATAATAAAGAGAATTCAAAGCATAAGAACTATAGAAATCCCCGAACAAAACAAAATGATATGAAATACCTATCTATCTTAGTTATCGCTACATTTTTCCTATCCTATCAAGGAAATGCGAAAAATAACATGAATGCCCCCGTTACCAAACGTATTAGTAATCCTTCTGACACGCTAAAAGTGACACATAAGGACATGACTCTTTTTTTAATACGAAAGAAGTATAAAGGAGAAAAGCTAGATATTACAGCTAAAGAACTTTTAAAAGGAAGTGAACCTACCTATACATTAGAAAAAGCCTATGTAACCCATCAGGGGAATACAATTGATCTAGCTTGTTCTAATATCTATAATCCTTGGGTAGGAGAGCAAATAAATGAAGGAACGAAGCGCAGAATTTCTTTTATTGAAAAGAAAAGTGGAGAAACTATTATATATGCTGTTTTTTCTACTGCGGCTGATATATATGCTGTAGAATGGTCTGTAAAAGGGAACACTGGTTCTCGACTAGAAATGTCTAACAGCAGTAAATTTCTAAACAAATACAATCATTAAAAAAAATAATAACTTAAAGTGGTTCCTATTAGAACCATTTTAAGTTATCTCTAACTCCATTTGGATATTACTCCGTTCATAAGGAGTTACTCTCCCTGGTATTTTCTTAAAGTTTAATTTTTGATACAAGGAAATAGCTGCTTTTAGAACTGTATTACTCTCTAAATATATTTTTTTAGCTCCCAGTGACTTTGCATGTTCTATAACAGCTTGCCCTAATAACTTACCAATTCCCATCCCCTGTACTTCAGAAGATACTGCCATTTTGGCCAATTCAAAATCATAATATTCATCATCTGGCTTTATCAATGCGCAAACTCCTACAGGCTTGTCTTTATACAATGCAACTAAAATAGCTCCTCCCCTATTCAATATATACGACTCTGGATTATCCAGAGACTTATAATCCATCTCCTCCATTTTGAAATATTTCTCTATCCAGGATTTATTAAGTGCCTTGAAATCTTCTTTATACTTCCCCTCATACGGAATGATCTTTACATTTTTTGATTCCCTGATTTTCTTTTGTTTCATGACTCTTGATACCATTGATTGTTGTTCTACTAAATATTCTAATTCCTCAATAGCCTTCCAGATATTATGTCTGGTATCTTTTAGCATTTCCTCTACTGCATTCTCTACATCTATATACTGATCCTTAATTGTTATAGCTATTTCTTTTCCTTTTTCTGACAACAGTAAAATAGTTCGCCTTCCATCTTCCTGATCTTTTTTTTCTTTTAGGATCCCCTCTTTGATCATTTCCTTTACGGTCTTACTAACAGAAGGGTGAGAATGTCCTATTTCTTTGGCTATTTCTGTTATTGATGCACTCTCTTCCTGAGAAATAACATAAAAAACAGGAAACCATTTTGGTTTTAGAGAAACCCCATACATATCATAAACCAGTTTTGCATCATCCATCAAAAGCTCGCTTAGCATCCTCAACCTTGTTCCTAATGCCATTTTACCTACTCTTTCAAAAAAATTCATAGTATAAATATATTTACGTAATCAGTTACGTAAATATACACATAATAATTAAAAAAATAAAAAACACAGCTTCTAGGCTGTGTTTTTTTATTGACTATCTGTATTATTTACAGCACTTATCTTTTTATTCTTTCATCAGAACTGGTTTCCCTTCGTATGTCCATTTAGTTAATCCACCTTTCAGATCATACACTTTAGTATAACCAGCTTTTTCCATATACGTAGCACACTTATTACTTCTTCTTCCTCGTTTACAATATACAGCTACGGGTTTTGATTTATCAATTTGCTGAATTTTTTTCTCAAAATCCTTATCATTAACATCAATATTAATAGCTCCTTCTATATGTCCAGAGGCATATTCTCTCGGAGTTCTAACATCTATTAACTGTACTTTTTCTGCTTCTAATAAAGAGGTCATTTCTTCAACAGAGATTACTTTTATAACTGCAGTATCTTTCTGAGGTGTAGTATTACAATTTACCAATAAGAGGCACAACAATATAGTAGGAAAAAATCTAAGGTTCATAGGGACTAAATTAAATTTAGGAAAGGTAGGTATGATTTATTAAAAAAGCCAATATAACTACTCTTCTACAATTTCTCCTTCCCACTCCATAAAACCTCCTAGAAGATTGTACGTAGTTTCAAATCCCATTTGATTCATTAATGCACATGCTTGTGCGCTTCGAGCTCCGGAACGACAATAAACGTAATACTTTTTGGATTTATCCAGTTTTTCGATTTCATCCAAAAATCCTTGTCCTTGTCTAATATCAATATTAATCATATTTGGAATATGTCCTTCCTCCACCTCATCTTCTGTTCTTACATCCAAGATTACAACATCTGTATCGGTAGCGATACCTTCCTGCCATTCTTCTTGTGTATAATCTGCCATTCTATTTAATTTTAATTTACTATAAATTTATTACTATACAAATATACTACAGTCGATTTGTTATTTTAAAACTTTATCGTCCCATATCATACTTTTATACTACAACCAATTGCTTTTGTAGTTTTTATTTTTATTTCCTCTCCTTTGAGCAAAGCTGTAATTGCGTCTTCGACGTACTTCTCATTTGCCAATGAGGCATCTTTATAGTTATTATCAATAGCTCCTATGTATTGAACAATATTTCCTTTAGCCGTTTTTTGCAAAACGTATACATGAGGTGTTTTCTTAGCTCCATAAAGAGGATAAATTTGTTGTCCGTTATCATATAAATAAGGAAAAGTAAACCCTTTTTCTTTTGCTCTTATTTTCATATTTTCGAAACTATCCTCAGGGTATGCTTTGGAATTATTAGGATTAATAGCAATCACCGGGTATCCTTTTTCTTTAAACTTTCCATCCAATGCTATAATTCGATCTTCATAAGCCACCGAATACGGACAGTGATTACACGTAAAAATGACAATAAAGCCCTTTGCTTCTTTATAATCTTGTAAAGAGACCATTGAATCATCAATATTCTTTAAACTAAAATCAGTAGCTACATCCCCTACTGTGTATCCTCTTTTATTTTGTCTTTTTTGTACCTTTCCCCAAGCAAAGGCACCAATTGCAATAATTGCTGCAACAACCACAAGAAACTTAAGTGTTTTCATATCAATGCTTTTTTTGGTTAATATAATGTTTAAAATACAGTATATCCTATATTTACTACATCATTTTTCTCAATTCTGTTTTTAACTCGTTATAAGTAAAAGACCGTTCATAAAAATAACGCGTCTTCCCCTTATAAATGATTGTTGCAGGAATAGAACCTGACCATTCCTCACTAACCTTCGGAATCCAGGTATTGGCATCCGGATCATCAAGTAATACCACTTTACTTTTTATCTGTTGTTTTTTCAAAAAAGGAATCAGCTTAGATTCTACATCTGTTGGCAAATCCAAACTTACTAATAATACCTCTACCCCTTTTTCTTTATACTCACTATTAATCAATTCAAAATAAGGGAGCTCAGCTATACATGGTTTACACCATGTTGCCCAAAAATTAATCAATCTTACTTTTCCATCATCAATATGCAATAACGATTCAAAACTCTTAAAATCATATATAGGGATCTCTACTCCTCCTTTGACAAGCACTTCTTTAGGAGTCATAGTCAATTGTTGTTCTCCTTTACATCCGGAAAACAATAGTATTATCGCAATAAGTAATACGCTCCTCTTCATATAATTATACGTACAATCTTTATTAATCACATTTATAATGCTAAAAGCAATTTATTGAAGTCCTTTATTCACTGCGTGAGATGCTAAGACTCCTATCTTTATCAAAATTATTTTCATCGCATACAAACAACACATGGAATAAACCTGGTATATAGTTTCCTACATAAAAAATAATAATTCAATGGGACAATATTACTATTTAAGCTGGTCTTGCCTTCAACTTTAACAAAGAATTAATATCTGTATTATCAAAAAGTTATACATTTGTATATACAAATATCGTACATACAAGTGAAAATCGAAGAACTATTAAAAGTCAAAGGAGAATTCCCTATCGAACAAAAAGTAATTGTCAATCTTTTATATACAGGAAACTGGGCAAATGAAAATATCAGCAATACCTTAAAAGCCTTCGATATTTCTATTCAGCAATTCAATGTACTGCGTATACTAAAAGGGCAAAATGGAAAGGCTGCAAACCTCTCAACCATACAAGAGCGAATGATCAGCAAAATGTCTAATACGACACGACTTATTGATAAACTTGTAACAAAAGGACTAGTAACCCGAATAACGTGTCCTACTAACAGAAGAAAAATAGAGATTACCATCACCAGAGAAGGGCTTTCTCTTTTGGAAATTATACACCCTATAATAATTGCCACAGAAAAACGACTAACGAGTAAGTTGACTAAAAAAGAACAAGAAACCCTAAATCTTTTATTAGATAAATTAAAAACTCAATAACTATAAATATTCAATTAAAATTTGCAAAAATGAAAAACAAATTAAGAACACTAACCTTGATCCTTGCGATAAGCATTACATCAATTTCTTTTGCTCAGAAAAAAACGATTAATACTACTGAGAGTTCTATTATATGGACAGGAAAAAAAGTAACAGGATCACATACAGGAACTCTTTCCTTCTCTAAAGGATTCCTTCAATTCAAAAACAATGAATTAACCGGAGGAGAATTTACTGTAGATATGAGTAGTCTTGCCGTAACTGACTTAAAAGCAGGAAAAGGAAAAGAAGATCTAGAGGGACACTTATCTTCTGATGATTTCTTTGGAATCACTACTCATAAAACAGCTACATTAGTTATCAAAAATGCTACTAAAAAAGGAGATAAGTACACCGTTACTGCAGATCTGACAATCAAGGGAAAAACAAACCCTGTAACTTTTGATCTGGTCGTTAATGGATCAACTGCTACATCTAATCTGGCTGTAGATAGAACAAAATACGATATTAAATACGGATCAGGAAGTTTCTTTGACAATCTAGGAGACAAAGCAATACACGACAAATTCGAATTAGCGATTAGCTTAAAAATATAATTTATTTTTTTTCTAATTATAATATTTTCATATATTTGGCGGAACAAATTTAGAAATGAAAATAATTTTAACAAATAAGTGGTGGTGGAGTTATCAAAACGAAAATGTCGTGAGATAGCCCTATACCCTAAAGTTAAGTAACAATAATAAAAAGGCTTGTCAATCACGACAAGCCTTTTTTTATTGGCTATATCTAAATAAAAAATAGTTTTTTAATTCCAAAAAAACTCGATGATCGAGGAACAATATTATTCTGACAAAAAAATAAATTATGTATAAATTAATAACTGATTACAAGCAAATTCTGGCTGATACCATAACCCCAGTAAGTGTTTATTTAAAAATCAGAGACCGGTTCCCTAATAGTTTATTGCTGGAAAGTAGTGATTACAGGGGAACTGAGAATAGTTTTTCATATATCTGCTTTAATCCAATTGCCTCTATTAAAATAGAAAATGAAACCATCTACCAATCATTCCCTGATAAAACCACCAAAGAATTACCGATAACAGAAACTACAAATGTTCCTCAACTTATAGAACAGTTTGGAAACAATTTTGAGGTTTCTGAAAGTGATTTTAAATTCATAAATAATGGTCTTTTTGGATATATTTCTTATGATGCTGTTCGCTATTTCGAAAATATATCGATTACCAAAAAGGAAGGTTCTCTCGAAATCCCTGATATGATCTATAATGTATATCAAAACATTATAGCCATCAATCACTTTAATAATGAAGCATATATCTTCTCTCATTGCTATCATACTGATAGTAATATTGCCGAAATCGAATCCCTTCTCCAGGTTAAGAATTTCGCATCCTATAATTTTACCACTCAGGGAGAAACCGTCTCTAATCTAAATGATGAGGAGTACAAAAAACATGTAGCCCTGGCTAAAAAACACTGTCAGCGCGGAGATGTATTCCAATTGGTATTATCCAAACGTTTTACACAAGAATTCAAAGGAGATGAATTTAATGTATATAGAGCATTGCGAAGTGTAAATCCTTCTCCATACTTGTTCTACTTTGATTATGGTGATTTTAAAATTTTCGGGAGTTCTCCCGAAGCACAATTAGTTGTTAAAGACGATATCGCCGAAATTCACCCAATAGCAGGAACTTTTAAACGAACTGGAAATGATGAGCAAGATGCCGAATTAGCAAAAAAACTAGCTGCTGACGAAAAAGAAAACGCAGAACACGTTATGCTTGTAGATCTAGCCAGAAATGACCTGAGTAGAAATGGAAATAATGTTACCGTAGAAACCTACAGAGAAGTCCAATTCTATTCGCATGTGATCCACTTAGTCAGCAAAGTAACCGGAAAAAAACATGCTGATACAACCACCATGCAAGTCGTAGCAGATACCTTTCCGGCAGGAACACTCAGTGGTGCTCCGAAACACAGAGCTATGCAATTGATTGAAAAATATGAAACCGTTAATCGCGACTTTTACGGAGGTGCTATAGGATTTATGGACTTCTCAGGAAACTTTAATCACGCCATTATGATCCGAACTTTTTTAAGTAAAAACCATAAGCTTCACTGGCAGGCAGGAGCCGGATTAGTAAATGAATCCAACGAAGAAAGTGAACTACAAGAAGTCTATAATAAACTTGGTGCTTTGACAAAAGCATTAAAACTCGCAGAAAGCATATAATCAAGTACAACCTTTGAACACAAAAAAGAAATAACATGCAAAAGATATTAGTCATCGACAATTACGACTCCTTTGTCTATAACCTTGTTCATTACCTGGAAGACCTTGGATGTGAAGTCACAGTAAAACGAAATGATCAGTTAGCACTTGAAGAAATAGCCCCTTATCAAAAAATATTGTTATCTCCCGGTCCAGGTATTCCGGATGAAGCAGGCTTACTAAAAAAAATTATCGAAAAATATGCCGATACCAAAAGTATCTTTGGAGTATGCCTAGGACAGCAAGCTATCGGAGAAGTATTTGGAGGAGCACTTACTAACCTGGATCAAGTATATCATGGTGTTGCGACTCCCGTAACAGTATCCGTAGATGATGAAGTGCTGTTTCAGGGATTAGAAACCTCTTTTGAAGTAGGAAGATACCATTCCTGGGTTGTTACAGATAAAAATTTACCCGCATGTTTAGAAGCCACTTCATACGATGAAAACGGGCAAATCATGTCTCTACGTCATAAAGAACTCGATGTTAGAGGTGTTCAATTTCATCCAGAGTCTGTCCTGACTCCTGATGGAAAAAAAATGCTGCAAAACTGGGTTAACAATTAATGTTTTTACACAATACTATCACTGTAAAAATACAGGAAGTATCAAATAAAAAATGAATAACTAGCACAAGAATGTTGCAACACAAAAATATGATTATCAGGTAGATTCCCTGATATCAACAAAAAATATTCACTCATGAAAAAGATATTAAATCGCTTAATCAACCATGAAACCATTAGCAAAGAAGAGGCTAAAAATGTGTTGGTTAATATCTCTCAGGGACTTTATAATCAAAGTCAAATCGCTGCCTTTCTCACGGTATATATGATGAGAAGTATTACCATCGAAGAACTTGAAGGCTTTAGGGACGCACTTCTGGAGCTATGCATTGCCGTAGACCTCAGCGAATACAATCCTATTGATCTCTGTGGAACCGGAGGAGACGGAAAAGACACCTTCAATATCTCTACACTTTCTTCTTTTGTAGCGGCTGGAGCGGGGATCAAGGTCACCAAACATGGCAATTATGGAGTTTCTTCTAAATGCGGAAGTTCCAATGTAATGGAGCATCTGGGAATAAAATTCAGTAATGACAAGGATTTTTTAAAGCGTAGTATTGACGAAGCAGGTATCTGTGTGTTACACGCTCCCCTATTCCACCCCGCTATGAAAAATGTAGCACCAATCAGAAGAGAACTGGGAGTAAAAACATTTTTTAATATGTTAGGACCAATGGTTAATCCTGCATTTCCTAAAAATCAAATTGTAGGAGTTTTTAACCTAGAACTCGCCAGAATGTACGGGTATCTCTATCAGAATACCGATAAAAACTTTACCATCATTCATGCATTGGATGGATATGATGAAATATCATTAACCGGAAGTACCAAAACAATTTCTAATCGTACCGAGGGGATGCTCAGTCCTAAAGACTTTGGAGTACATACCTTATCACAAACAGAAATACAGGGAGGAGAATCTATCGAAGCATCTGCTAATATCTTTATGAATATTTTAGAAGGAAAAGGAACTGAAGCGCAAAACAACGTTGTATGTGCCAATGCAGGAATGGCAATTGCTACTGTGGAAAATAGTAGCCCTCTCGAAGGTTTCGAAAAAGCTAAAGAATCCTTACAATCCGGAAAAGGGTTACAGGCATTACGAAAAGTACAAGAACTAAGCAGTGTGATCGCATAATTTATCATCTATGAATATATTAGACAAAATAATTGCTGATAAGCGTATCGAAGTGCGTTTAAAAAAAGAAATCATTCCCGTATCAC contains:
- a CDS encoding anthranilate synthase component I family protein, which codes for MYKLITDYKQILADTITPVSVYLKIRDRFPNSLLLESSDYRGTENSFSYICFNPIASIKIENETIYQSFPDKTTKELPITETTNVPQLIEQFGNNFEVSESDFKFINNGLFGYISYDAVRYFENISITKKEGSLEIPDMIYNVYQNIIAINHFNNEAYIFSHCYHTDSNIAEIESLLQVKNFASYNFTTQGETVSNLNDEEYKKHVALAKKHCQRGDVFQLVLSKRFTQEFKGDEFNVYRALRSVNPSPYLFYFDYGDFKIFGSSPEAQLVVKDDIAEIHPIAGTFKRTGNDEQDAELAKKLAADEKENAEHVMLVDLARNDLSRNGNNVTVETYREVQFYSHVIHLVSKVTGKKHADTTTMQVVADTFPAGTLSGAPKHRAMQLIEKYETVNRDFYGGAIGFMDFSGNFNHAIMIRTFLSKNHKLHWQAGAGLVNESNEESELQEVYNKLGALTKALKLAESI
- a CDS encoding MarR family winged helix-turn-helix transcriptional regulator; this encodes MKIEELLKVKGEFPIEQKVIVNLLYTGNWANENISNTLKAFDISIQQFNVLRILKGQNGKAANLSTIQERMISKMSNTTRLIDKLVTKGLVTRITCPTNRRKIEITITREGLSLLEIIHPIIIATEKRLTSKLTKKEQETLNLLLDKLKTQ
- a CDS encoding thioredoxin family protein, with the protein product MKTLKFLVVVAAIIAIGAFAWGKVQKRQNKRGYTVGDVATDFSLKNIDDSMVSLQDYKEAKGFIVIFTCNHCPYSVAYEDRIIALDGKFKEKGYPVIAINPNNSKAYPEDSFENMKIRAKEKGFTFPYLYDNGQQIYPLYGAKKTPHVYVLQKTAKGNIVQYIGAIDNNYKDASLANEKYVEDAITALLKGEEIKIKTTKAIGCSIKV
- a CDS encoding aminodeoxychorismate/anthranilate synthase component II → MQKILVIDNYDSFVYNLVHYLEDLGCEVTVKRNDQLALEEIAPYQKILLSPGPGIPDEAGLLKKIIEKYADTKSIFGVCLGQQAIGEVFGGALTNLDQVYHGVATPVTVSVDDEVLFQGLETSFEVGRYHSWVVTDKNLPACLEATSYDENGQIMSLRHKELDVRGVQFHPESVLTPDGKKMLQNWVNN
- a CDS encoding TlpA disulfide reductase family protein, which encodes MKRSVLLIAIILLFSGCKGEQQLTMTPKEVLVKGGVEIPIYDFKSFESLLHIDDGKVRLINFWATWCKPCIAELPYFELINSEYKEKGVEVLLVSLDLPTDVESKLIPFLKKQQIKSKVVLLDDPDANTWIPKVSEEWSGSIPATIIYKGKTRYFYERSFTYNELKTELRKMM
- a CDS encoding YceI family protein, which gives rise to MKNKLRTLTLILAISITSISFAQKKTINTTESSIIWTGKKVTGSHTGTLSFSKGFLQFKNNELTGGEFTVDMSSLAVTDLKAGKGKEDLEGHLSSDDFFGITTHKTATLVIKNATKKGDKYTVTADLTIKGKTNPVTFDLVVNGSTATSNLAVDRTKYDIKYGSGSFFDNLGDKAIHDKFELAISLKI
- a CDS encoding rhodanese-like domain-containing protein, encoding MADYTQEEWQEGIATDTDVVILDVRTEDEVEEGHIPNMINIDIRQGQGFLDEIEKLDKSKKYYVYCRSGARSAQACALMNQMGFETTYNLLGGFMEWEGEIVEE
- a CDS encoding rhodanese-like domain-containing protein; this encodes MNLRFFPTILLCLLLVNCNTTPQKDTAVIKVISVEEMTSLLEAEKVQLIDVRTPREYASGHIEGAINIDVNDKDFEKKIQQIDKSKPVAVYCKRGRRSNKCATYMEKAGYTKVYDLKGGLTKWTYEGKPVLMKE
- the trpD gene encoding anthranilate phosphoribosyltransferase, translating into MKKILNRLINHETISKEEAKNVLVNISQGLYNQSQIAAFLTVYMMRSITIEELEGFRDALLELCIAVDLSEYNPIDLCGTGGDGKDTFNISTLSSFVAAGAGIKVTKHGNYGVSSKCGSSNVMEHLGIKFSNDKDFLKRSIDEAGICVLHAPLFHPAMKNVAPIRRELGVKTFFNMLGPMVNPAFPKNQIVGVFNLELARMYGYLYQNTDKNFTIIHALDGYDEISLTGSTKTISNRTEGMLSPKDFGVHTLSQTEIQGGESIEASANIFMNILEGKGTEAQNNVVCANAGMAIATVENSSPLEGFEKAKESLQSGKGLQALRKVQELSSVIA
- a CDS encoding GNAT family N-acetyltransferase, which translates into the protein MNFFERVGKMALGTRLRMLSELLMDDAKLVYDMYGVSLKPKWFPVFYVISQEESASITEIAKEIGHSHPSVSKTVKEMIKEGILKEKKDQEDGRRTILLLSEKGKEIAITIKDQYIDVENAVEEMLKDTRHNIWKAIEELEYLVEQQSMVSRVMKQKKIRESKNVKIIPYEGKYKEDFKALNKSWIEKYFKMEEMDYKSLDNPESYILNRGGAILVALYKDKPVGVCALIKPDDEYYDFELAKMAVSSEVQGMGIGKLLGQAVIEHAKSLGAKKIYLESNTVLKAAISLYQKLNFKKIPGRVTPYERSNIQMELEIT